Sequence from the Chloroflexota bacterium genome:
CGGGCCGGCCTGGACGCCTATTTCGGCTACCCCATCACCCCTCAAAGCGAACTGCTGGAGTGGATGTCGAAACGCATGCCCGAAGAAGGCCGCACCTTCCTGCAGGCCGAAAGCGAAGTGGCCGCCATCAACATGGTGTACGGCGCAGCCTGCACCGGCGCGCGGGTCATGACCTCCACCTCGGGCCCTGGCATCAGCCTGATGGCAGAAGGCATCTCCTACATTGCAGGCACCGAAGTGCCGGCGGTCATCGTCGATGTGATGCGCGGCGGCCCCGGCTTAGGCAACATTGCCCCCTCGCAGGGCGACTACCGCCAGGTCATCCACGGCGCGGGGCACGGCGATTTCTTCCCCCTGGTGCTGGCGCCCGCCTCGGTGCAGGAAGCCGTAGACCTCATCGGCGAAGCCTTCGACCTGGCCGAGAAATACCGCACCATCGTGTTCGTGGTAGCCGACGGCAGCATCGGCCAGATGATGGAGCCGGTTTCCCTGCCCGAACCGCGCCCGCGCCGGCGCGAGCGCCCCGACTGGGCCGTCGGCGGGGCCGAAGGCCGGCCTGCACGCCGCCTGACTTCCCTTTACCTCAAACCCGAAGTCGAAGAAGAAGTCAACCTGCGGCTGGTGCAGCGCTGGCGCGAAATGGAAGCCAACGAAATCCGTTACCGGGAATACTACCTCGACGACGCCGAATATGTCGTGCTGGGGTTCGGTACGGCCGGGCGGGTGGCGCTTTCCGCCGTGCGCGCGGCCCGCGCCAGGGGCATCAAAGTCGGGCTTTTCCGCCCGGTCAGCCTGCGCCCCTTCCCTGCCCGCGCCATCCACGACCTCGCCGCGCGCAGCAAGGCCTTCCTGGTGGTGGAAATGAACGGCGGCCAAATGCTCGACGACATCCAGGCCGCCGCGCAGGGGCAGGTGCCCATC
This genomic interval carries:
- the vorB gene encoding 3-methyl-2-oxobutanoate dehydrogenase subunit VorB encodes the protein MTRELLKGNVAMAEAAIRAGLDAYFGYPITPQSELLEWMSKRMPEEGRTFLQAESEVAAINMVYGAACTGARVMTSTSGPGISLMAEGISYIAGTEVPAVIVDVMRGGPGLGNIAPSQGDYRQVIHGAGHGDFFPLVLAPASVQEAVDLIGEAFDLAEKYRTIVFVVADGSIGQMMEPVSLPEPRPRRRERPDWAVGGAEGRPARRLTSLYLKPEVEEEVNLRLVQRWREMEANEIRYREYYLDDAEYVVLGFGTAGRVALSAVRAARARGIKVGLFRPVSLRPFPARAIHDLAARSKAFLVVEMNGGQMLDDIQAAAQGQVPIRFYGRMGGMVPFPDEVLAEIEALVAEPPTPAEDPRARWLAHMVQ